One Equus asinus isolate D_3611 breed Donkey chromosome 26, EquAss-T2T_v2, whole genome shotgun sequence genomic window carries:
- the BCL3 gene encoding B-cell lymphoma 3 protein, producing the protein MPRCPAGAMDEGPVDLRTRPKAAAPPGAALPLRKRPLRAPSPEPAAPRGAAGPLDPSDPLRGGSDAPAVPAPPHGLARPEALYYQGPILPLYPTQAMGPPFPLLNLPTPLYPMVCPMEHPLSADIAMATRADEDGDTPLHIAVVQANLPAVHRLVNLFQHGGRELDIYNNLRQTPLHLAVITTLPSVVRLLVMAGASPMALDRHGQTAAHLACEHRSPTCLRALLDSAAPGTVDLEARNYDGLTALHVAVNTECHEAVLLLLERGADIDAVDIKSGRSPLIHAVESNSLSMVQLLLQHGANVNAQMYSGSSALHSASGRGLLPLVRTLVRSGADSGLKNCHNDTPLMVARSRRVIDILRGKATRPAPASQPEPSPDRSATTSPESSSRLSSNGLLSASPSSSPSQSPPKDPPGFPMAPPSFFLPPSSPPAFLPFAGVLRAPGRPVPPSPAPGGS; encoded by the exons ATGCCCCGATGCCCCGCGGGGGCCATGGACGAGGGGCCCGTGGACCTGCGCACCCGGCCCAAGGCCGCCGCACCCCCGGGCGCCGCGCTGCCGCTCCGCAAGCGCCCGCTCCGCGCGCCCTCCCCGGAGCCCGCCGCCCCCCGCGGCGCCGCGGGCCCGCTCGACCCCTCGGATCCCCTGCGCGGCGGCTCCGACGCGCCGGCCGTCCCCGCGCCCCCGCATGGCCTGGCCCGGCCAGAGGCGCTTTACTACCAGG GACCTATACTGCCTCTGTACCCCACCCAAGCCATGGGCCCCCCCTTTCCTCTGCTGAACCTGCCTACACCCCTGTACCCCATGGTGTGCCCCATGGAACATCCCCTGTCGGCTGACATCGCCATGGCAACCCGTGCAGATGAGGACGGAGACAC GCCACTCCACATCGCCGTGGTGCAGGCCAACCTGCCCGCTGTGCATCGGCTAGTCAACCTCTTCCAGCATGGGGGCCGGGAGCTGGACATCTACAACAACCTCCGGCAG ACCCCGCTCCACCTGGCCGTGATCACCACGTTGCCTTCTGTGGTCCGTCTCCTGGTGATGGctggtgccagccccatggccctgGACCGCCATGGCCAGACGGCAGCCCACCTGGCGTGCGAGCACCGCAGCCCCACCTGCCTGCGGGCCCTGCTGGACAGCGCGGCCCCTGGCACGGTGGACCTGGAGGCCCGCAATTACGACG GGCTCACTGCCCTCCACGTGGCCGTGAACACCGAGTGCCACGAGGCCGTGCTGCTCCTGCTGGAGCGCGGTGCCGACATCGACGCGGTG GACATCAAGAGTGGCCGCTCCCCGCTCATCCACGCCGTGGAAAGCAACAGTCTCAGCatggtgcagctgctgctgcag CACGGCGCCAACGTGAACGCCCAGATGTACTCAGGCAGCTCGGCGCTGCACTCGGCGTCGGGCCGCGGGCTCCTCCCGCTCGTGCGCACGCTGGTCCGCAGCGGCGCCGACAGCGGCCTCAAGAACTGTCACAACGACACGCCGCTCATGGTGGCGCGCAGCCGCCGG GTCATCGACATCCTGAGGGGCAAGGCCACGCGGCCTGCTCCTGCGTCCCAGCCAGAGCCCTCCCCGGACCGGAGTGCCACCACGTCCCCCGAAAGCAGCAGCCGCCTCAGCTCCAATG GTCTTCTTTCTGCATCGCCATCCTCCTCACCCTCCCAATCTCCCCCCAAGGACCCCCCAGGATTCCCCATGGCTCCCCCcagtttcttccttcctccctcctctccacctgCCTTCCTGCCCTTTGCGGGGGTCCTCCGAGCCCCTGGCCGGCCCgtgcccccctccccagctccaggaggCAGCTGA